A window of Ignicoccus hospitalis KIN4/I contains these coding sequences:
- a CDS encoding anaerobic ribonucleoside-triphosphate reductase activating protein: protein MELLVGGWKPFSLVDVQGAITFTVWACGCNLKCPFCHNWRQAEWMDCAPFLEERFLNDLMESREFVDYVHLTGGEPTLQPELVKKISSLSKSNGVPFSLNTNCTTKQALELIRLADHVAFDVKVPFPALSGLDGKAGAVWETFERCTDELAKSGKPVEIRVPVAKGLTSKHVDVVKRIVYKFDPEKARVVVNPLVGPPLTEPRDEGWCKEHCYPGRMDEEEERFWASQFPEYKVKVKRWIE, encoded by the coding sequence ATGGAGTTGCTCGTAGGGGGGTGGAAGCCCTTCTCGCTGGTGGACGTCCAAGGAGCAATTACGTTCACAGTGTGGGCTTGCGGCTGTAACTTGAAGTGCCCGTTCTGCCACAACTGGAGGCAAGCGGAGTGGATGGACTGTGCCCCGTTCCTCGAGGAGAGGTTCTTGAACGACCTAATGGAGAGCAGAGAGTTCGTCGACTACGTCCACTTGACCGGCGGCGAGCCCACCTTACAGCCCGAGCTGGTGAAGAAGATATCTAGCTTGAGTAAGTCTAATGGCGTCCCATTCTCTCTCAACACCAACTGCACCACCAAGCAAGCCTTGGAACTGATACGCTTGGCCGACCACGTGGCGTTCGACGTGAAGGTACCCTTCCCCGCCCTCTCCGGCCTCGACGGGAAGGCCGGGGCCGTCTGGGAGACCTTCGAGAGGTGTACTGACGAGCTGGCCAAGAGCGGCAAGCCGGTCGAAATAAGGGTTCCGGTAGCCAAGGGCTTGACGAGTAAACACGTTGACGTCGTAAAAAGAATAGTTTACAAGTTTGACCCAGAGAAGGCGAGGGTGGTGGTCAACCCCTTGGTCGGTCCCCCGCTGACCGAGCCCCGCGACGAGGGGTGGTGCAAGGAGCACTGCTACCCCGGGAGGATGGACGAGGAGGAGGAGCGCTTCTGGGCCTCCCAGTTCCCCGAGTACAAGGTAAAGGTGAAGCGCTGGATAGAGTGA
- a CDS encoding peroxiredoxin: MPGQIPLIGEKLPEMVVHTDHGPKKLPDDYKGKWLVIFSHPADFTPVCTTEFVAFAKRYEDFKKLNTELLGLSVDNSFSHIKWKEWIKEKLNVEIPFPIIADPLGQVATKLGMLHPEGGVVTVRAVFIVDPEGKVRAILYYPLNVGRNIDEILRLLKALQVTDKLGRATPANWPCNEIVKDHVIVPPASTEQEAKERLQKYECFDWWFCHEKAPAEDVEEAKKFLERPAKELCK, encoded by the coding sequence ATGCCGGGACAGATCCCCCTGATAGGCGAGAAGCTTCCGGAGATGGTGGTTCACACCGACCACGGCCCCAAGAAGCTCCCCGACGACTACAAGGGTAAGTGGCTGGTGATCTTCAGCCACCCCGCCGACTTCACGCCGGTATGTACCACCGAGTTCGTAGCGTTCGCGAAGAGGTACGAGGACTTCAAGAAGCTCAACACCGAGCTGCTGGGCCTCAGCGTGGACAACAGCTTCAGCCACATCAAGTGGAAGGAGTGGATAAAGGAGAAGCTCAACGTCGAGATACCGTTCCCGATAATCGCCGACCCGCTGGGCCAAGTGGCCACCAAGCTAGGGATGCTCCACCCCGAGGGCGGCGTAGTGACTGTAAGGGCGGTGTTCATAGTTGACCCCGAAGGGAAGGTTAGGGCGATACTCTACTACCCGCTGAACGTCGGCAGGAACATAGACGAGATACTGAGGCTGCTGAAGGCGCTACAAGTGACCGACAAGCTCGGAAGGGCCACCCCGGCCAACTGGCCGTGCAACGAGATAGTCAAGGACCACGTGATAGTTCCGCCCGCATCCACCGAGCAGGAGGCGAAGGAGAGGTTGCAGAAGTACGAGTGCTTCGACTGGTGGTTCTGCCACGAGAAGGCCCCCGCGGAGGACGTGGAGGAGGCCAAGAAGTTCCTCGAGAGGCCCGCCAAGGAGCTCTGCAAGTAA
- the cmr4 gene encoding type III-B CRISPR module RAMP protein Cmr4, protein MAEELVPALMSALTHVHVGAGRSPGTVDQPIIKDPMGIPFIPGSSVKGALKSEALLSRGCAECPKPGEDDEECERLCCLLGPDDGEKGASRIVVADFYPLLVPLPSLDKGFIYITSELLLGRAESVGLTEEALKVRELGEERVFVGTEPYVLKKVKFEGEAVLSLHPFLKKRGGEAYLVDEENLPLMLEKSLIRLTRVSLDRKTKTAASGRLWTEEYLPHGTVLSGAFAYRGWENEYCRSGGVGNWKRLLGLEGPKSLVLGGKETVGKGLVRITLA, encoded by the coding sequence GTGGCGGAGGAGCTTGTCCCAGCCCTCATGAGCGCCTTGACCCACGTCCACGTAGGCGCCGGGAGGAGCCCGGGGACGGTGGACCAACCAATAATTAAGGACCCTATGGGAATACCCTTCATCCCCGGCTCCTCTGTCAAGGGCGCGCTCAAGAGCGAGGCCTTGCTCTCGAGGGGCTGCGCGGAGTGCCCCAAGCCGGGGGAGGACGACGAGGAGTGCGAGAGGCTCTGCTGTCTCTTAGGCCCGGACGACGGGGAGAAGGGGGCCTCTAGGATAGTGGTCGCCGACTTCTACCCCCTCCTCGTCCCGCTCCCCTCCTTGGACAAGGGCTTCATTTACATAACTTCGGAATTGTTGTTGGGGCGCGCGGAGAGCGTGGGCTTAACCGAGGAGGCGTTGAAGGTAAGGGAACTCGGTGAGGAGAGGGTATTCGTGGGGACCGAGCCGTACGTCTTGAAGAAGGTGAAATTTGAGGGCGAGGCGGTCCTCTCCCTCCACCCGTTCTTAAAGAAGAGGGGCGGGGAGGCCTACTTGGTGGACGAGGAGAACTTGCCGCTGATGCTGGAAAAGTCCCTCATCAGGCTCACCAGAGTGAGCCTAGATAGGAAGACTAAGACCGCCGCGAGCGGGAGGCTCTGGACGGAGGAGTACTTGCCCCACGGGACCGTCTTGTCGGGGGCCTTCGCCTATAGGGGCTGGGAGAACGAGTACTGCCGCTCCGGAGGAGTTGGTAACTGGAAACGTCTCTTGGGCTTGGAAGGTCCCAAGTCGTTAGTCTTGGGCGGGAAGGAGACCGTCGGCAAGGGGCTGGTAAGGATAACGTTGGCTTGA